In Arsenicicoccus dermatophilus, a genomic segment contains:
- a CDS encoding zinc ribbon domain-containing protein, which produces MKADPSRQWRLLDLAEIDTRLDQIAHRLRSSDEQRDLDAATARRAEIQTDLVLARTAVSDVQREITRSEDEVQMVRDRMARNQSRLDSGQGTPKDLQALQHEIESLQRRQATLEDVELEVMERAEQLQVTLDGLEGRARELDAAVTAATEARDALVRSLESEREQVSRRRDDVAGGVGEELLALYVKIRETVGGAGAAALRQRRCEGCHMELGQVELSRIRSAAADDVVRCEDCRRILVRTAESGL; this is translated from the coding sequence GTGAAGGCCGACCCCTCTCGCCAGTGGCGCCTGCTCGACCTCGCCGAGATCGACACCCGCCTGGACCAGATCGCGCACCGGCTGCGGTCGAGCGACGAGCAGCGCGACCTGGACGCCGCGACCGCCCGCCGGGCGGAGATCCAGACCGACCTGGTGCTGGCCCGCACCGCGGTCAGCGACGTCCAGCGCGAGATCACGCGCTCCGAGGACGAGGTCCAGATGGTGCGGGACCGGATGGCGCGCAACCAGTCCCGGCTCGACTCGGGCCAGGGCACGCCCAAGGACCTGCAGGCGCTGCAGCACGAGATCGAGTCCCTGCAGCGGCGCCAGGCCACCCTCGAGGACGTCGAGCTGGAGGTCATGGAGCGCGCCGAGCAGCTGCAGGTCACCCTGGACGGTCTCGAGGGACGAGCCCGCGAGCTGGACGCGGCCGTGACCGCGGCGACCGAGGCCCGCGACGCCCTGGTGCGGTCGCTGGAGAGCGAGCGCGAGCAGGTCTCCCGCCGCCGGGACGACGTGGCCGGAGGCGTCGGCGAGGAGCTGCTGGCGCTCTACGTCAAGATCCGCGAGACCGTCGGCGGGGCCGGTGCCGCCGCGCTGCGCCAGCGTCGCTGCGAGGGCTGCCACATGGAGCTCGGGCAGGTGGAGCTCAGCCGGATCCGGTCCGCGGCCGCCGACGACGTCGTCCGCTGCGAGGACTGCCGTCGCATCCTGGTGCGCACCGCCGAGTCCGGGCTCTGA
- a CDS encoding Nif3-like dinuclear metal center hexameric protein translates to METTPAELRLADVLATLRDLYPEESAQSWDRVGLVTGDPDQPVRRVLLAVDPTLAVIDEAVEGGYDLLVTHHPLLLRGVHSVATTTAKGAAVTRLVVGDVALYCSHTPADVADAGVSQALADALDLRQVEPLVHEEGQPLGRVGELPQEVTLEDLARRLAEVLPPAPVGIRVSGPREARVRRVAVLGGAGDSAFDAVRADGADVYVTADLRHHPALEAREEARAGTPYLVDAGHFATEQLWLPVLRDRLLATHPALEVELSTLVTDPWTFLVPTQGDRP, encoded by the coding sequence ATGGAGACCACACCCGCCGAGCTGCGCCTGGCCGATGTGCTCGCCACGCTGCGCGACCTCTATCCCGAGGAGTCCGCGCAGTCGTGGGACCGCGTCGGCCTGGTGACCGGCGACCCCGACCAGCCGGTGCGCCGGGTCCTGCTCGCGGTCGACCCCACCCTCGCCGTGATCGACGAGGCCGTCGAGGGCGGATACGACCTGCTCGTCACCCACCACCCGCTGCTGCTGCGCGGCGTCCACTCGGTCGCGACGACCACCGCCAAGGGCGCCGCCGTCACCCGCCTGGTCGTGGGCGACGTGGCGCTGTACTGCTCGCACACTCCCGCGGACGTCGCCGACGCGGGGGTCTCCCAGGCCCTCGCCGACGCCCTCGACCTGCGGCAGGTCGAGCCGCTGGTCCACGAGGAGGGACAACCCCTCGGCCGGGTCGGCGAGCTGCCGCAGGAGGTCACGCTGGAGGACCTCGCACGACGCCTGGCGGAGGTGCTGCCCCCGGCGCCGGTCGGGATCCGGGTGAGCGGTCCCCGCGAGGCCCGGGTGCGGCGGGTGGCCGTGCTCGGCGGCGCCGGGGACAGCGCCTTCGACGCGGTGCGCGCCGACGGCGCCGACGTCTACGTCACCGCGGACCTGCGTCACCACCCGGCCCTCGAGGCCCGGGAGGAGGCCCGCGCCGGCACGCCATACCTCGTGGACGCCGGCCACTTCGCCACCGAGCAGCTGTGGCTGCCCGTGCTGCGGGACCGCCTGCTGGCCACCCACCCCGCCCTGGAGGTGGAGCTGTCCACCCTCGTCACCGATCCCTGGACCTTCCTGGTCCCGACCCAAGGAGACCGCCCGTGA
- a CDS encoding peroxiredoxin, with translation MSQTQSPAVGTQAPDLTLKNQFGEDVTLSSFRGTKNVLLVFYPFAFSGICTGELCEIRDDLGRFQDDDVQVLAISCDPMFTLRAWAQDQGYEFPLLSDFWPHGKVAQDYGVFLEGGGLAKRGTFLVDKDGTIAWALVNEPGERREFAGYHEALAALRG, from the coding sequence ATGAGCCAGACCCAGAGCCCCGCCGTGGGCACCCAGGCCCCTGACCTGACCCTCAAGAACCAGTTCGGCGAGGACGTCACCCTGTCGTCCTTCCGCGGGACCAAGAACGTCCTCCTGGTCTTCTATCCCTTCGCCTTCTCCGGGATCTGCACCGGAGAGCTGTGCGAGATCCGCGACGACCTCGGGCGCTTCCAGGATGACGACGTCCAGGTGCTCGCCATCTCCTGCGACCCCATGTTCACCCTGCGGGCGTGGGCGCAGGACCAGGGTTACGAGTTCCCGCTGCTGTCGGACTTCTGGCCCCACGGCAAGGTGGCGCAGGACTACGGCGTCTTCCTCGAGGGCGGCGGGCTGGCCAAGCGCGGCACCTTCCTCGTGGACAAGGACGGCACCATCGCCTGGGCCCTGGTCAACGAGCCCGGCGAGCGCCGCGAGTTCGCGGGCTACCACGAGGCCCTCGCGGCGCTGCGCGGCTGA
- a CDS encoding DUF3052 domain-containing protein, with translation MTSTAEAAAQAAHFTKLGLAQGTVVQELGYDDDVDLDLRSRLMEQVGGDLVDGDHGDVVDVALLWFRDGDDDLTDAVVDALTDLDDAGFVMLMTPRAGRPGTVDAAEIAEAATTAGLHVSGQLTASKDWAGTRLVPQGAKKR, from the coding sequence GTGACCTCGACCGCGGAAGCGGCCGCCCAGGCAGCCCACTTCACCAAGCTCGGCCTCGCGCAGGGCACGGTGGTGCAAGAGCTCGGCTACGACGACGACGTCGACCTCGACCTGCGCAGCCGGCTCATGGAACAGGTCGGGGGGGATCTGGTCGACGGCGACCACGGTGACGTCGTCGACGTCGCGCTGCTGTGGTTCCGCGACGGCGACGACGACCTCACCGACGCAGTGGTGGACGCGCTCACCGACCTCGACGACGCCGGCTTCGTCATGCTGATGACCCCGCGGGCCGGACGGCCGGGCACGGTGGACGCCGCCGAGATCGCCGAGGCGGCCACGACCGCCGGGCTGCACGTCTCGGGCCAGCTGACCGCCTCCAAGGACTGGGCCGGCACCCGCCTGGTGCCGCAGGGTGCCAAGAAGCGCTGA
- the fdhD gene encoding formate dehydrogenase accessory sulfurtransferase FdhD, with amino-acid sequence MGRVTTRVPATRYVVDDGAASARPRPDTLAVEEPLEVRVAGEVVAVTMRTPGDDFDLALGFLLTEGVVACADDVLGMMHCLDEGEDGSPTYNVVDVTLRPGAGSAQALASATRSTYTTSSCGVCGKAGIDAIRTRLPHDVAADPVRVDPAVLVTLPDRLREHQAAFERTGGVHAAGIFTPDGRPLLVREDVGRHNAVDKVIGAAARAGLLPLSGHVLQVSGRASFELTQKAAMAGLPVLSAVSAPSSLAVGLARDVGLTLVAFVRAPRLTAYSREDRLGTAAS; translated from the coding sequence ATGGGCAGGGTGACGACGCGGGTGCCGGCGACCAGGTATGTCGTGGACGACGGCGCCGCGAGCGCCCGTCCGCGGCCCGACACGCTCGCCGTCGAGGAGCCGCTGGAGGTGCGGGTCGCGGGCGAGGTGGTGGCGGTGACCATGCGCACGCCGGGCGACGACTTCGACCTCGCCCTCGGCTTCCTGCTCACCGAGGGGGTCGTGGCCTGCGCGGACGACGTCCTCGGGATGATGCACTGCCTGGACGAGGGCGAGGACGGCTCTCCGACGTACAACGTGGTGGACGTGACGCTGCGCCCCGGAGCCGGGTCGGCGCAGGCCCTGGCGAGCGCGACCCGCTCGACGTACACCACGTCCTCGTGCGGGGTCTGCGGCAAGGCGGGCATCGACGCCATCCGCACCCGGCTCCCCCACGACGTGGCAGCCGACCCGGTCCGGGTCGACCCCGCCGTGCTCGTGACGCTGCCGGACCGGCTGCGCGAGCACCAGGCGGCCTTCGAGCGGACGGGCGGGGTGCACGCGGCCGGGATCTTCACGCCGGACGGCCGCCCGCTGCTGGTCCGCGAGGACGTCGGGCGGCACAACGCCGTGGACAAGGTGATCGGGGCCGCGGCGCGCGCGGGCCTGCTCCCCCTGTCCGGGCACGTGCTGCAGGTGAGCGGGCGCGCGAGCTTCGAGCTGACCCAGAAGGCCGCGATGGCGGGGCTGCCGGTCCTGTCCGCCGTCTCCGCTCCCTCGTCGCTCGCCGTCGGCCTGGCCCGGGACGTGGGGCTGACGCTGGTGGCCTTCGTCCGGGCGCCGCGGCTGACGGCCTACAGCCGGGAGGACCGGCTCGGGACGGCCGCGTCCTGA